The Prosthecobacter dejongeii genome contains a region encoding:
- a CDS encoding tetratricopeptide repeat protein, with translation MHCSRLLHLGSFALLLALASPLQAALSPAHQRLAATMNAGDPDQTILAADALLSQQPQDVTALRAKAIALMEKEQLPEAIALLRQALKLDPDSVACRYYLAEALGTNGDVAESVRLLEEVKLRAPDSEYARRADVVLPELRPMLAEISPFYDTSLGSNMIESPAGAEKRFKAQLRLAMEYDDNVAARASNSPFTGPEASGRVLLGWALDYTPLHQALDSGPLSLGLTLDGYQSWHERQALNDFDVNQNILGAYLDRQGKLDTMPYRARLSGNWEYTEVGNEFFNHAVGFKTLFDLQWKPWAMTSIHYGLDDKDFSDDTATPGTFSRDGTYQTAGVDQYFYLCENRLILGLGYAYRWADTRGSQFETSAHSVNTSVQVSLPWKLTWRGALSYSSEDFTQYTPNPQRLDNAWMVSTSLSRPILNENLSVELSYNYFIADSSVAFAEYQRHIVGLGLRYRY, from the coding sequence ATGCATTGCTCCCGTCTCCTTCATCTCGGCTCCTTCGCCCTCCTGCTGGCGCTAGCCTCGCCACTCCAGGCCGCACTTAGCCCCGCTCATCAGCGCTTGGCTGCCACCATGAATGCGGGAGATCCAGATCAAACGATCCTCGCAGCGGACGCGCTTTTGAGCCAACAGCCGCAAGACGTCACCGCTCTGCGGGCGAAAGCCATCGCCTTGATGGAAAAGGAGCAGTTGCCGGAAGCCATCGCCCTGCTCCGTCAAGCTTTGAAGCTTGATCCAGACAGCGTGGCTTGCCGCTACTACCTGGCCGAAGCCCTGGGAACGAATGGCGATGTCGCAGAATCGGTGCGGCTGCTGGAAGAGGTGAAACTGCGTGCGCCTGACTCTGAATATGCCCGCCGGGCAGACGTGGTGCTGCCAGAGTTGCGGCCTATGCTGGCGGAGATTTCGCCTTTTTATGATACTTCGTTAGGCTCGAACATGATCGAATCCCCCGCTGGGGCGGAAAAACGCTTCAAGGCCCAATTACGCCTAGCCATGGAATACGATGACAATGTGGCCGCGCGGGCTTCAAATTCTCCCTTCACGGGGCCAGAGGCCTCTGGGCGCGTGCTTCTGGGTTGGGCGCTGGACTACACACCGCTGCATCAGGCGCTGGATTCCGGCCCTCTCAGCCTAGGACTGACCCTGGATGGCTACCAGAGCTGGCATGAGCGCCAGGCCCTGAATGATTTTGATGTGAATCAAAACATCCTCGGTGCCTACCTGGACCGCCAAGGGAAACTGGATACCATGCCGTATCGTGCGCGCCTTTCCGGCAACTGGGAATACACCGAGGTGGGGAACGAGTTTTTCAACCACGCCGTCGGTTTCAAAACGCTTTTTGACCTCCAGTGGAAACCCTGGGCCATGACGTCCATCCACTATGGGCTCGATGACAAGGACTTCAGCGATGACACCGCTACGCCAGGCACTTTTTCCCGTGATGGCACTTACCAGACGGCCGGGGTGGACCAATACTTCTACCTGTGTGAAAACCGCCTCATTCTAGGCCTGGGATATGCCTACCGCTGGGCGGACACCCGGGGTTCTCAGTTTGAAACCAGCGCCCACAGCGTGAACACCTCTGTACAAGTTTCCCTGCCCTGGAAACTCACCTGGCGCGGGGCCCTCAGCTACTCCAGCGAGGATTTTACCCAATACACCCCAAACCCACAGCGCCTGGATAACGCCTGGATGGTCTCCACCTCCCTCTCACGCCCCATCCTCAATGAGAATCTGAGCGTCGAACTCAGTTACAATTATTTCATTGCCGACTCCTCTGTCGCCTTTGCCGAATACCAGCGCCACATCGTCGGCCTGGGCCTCAGATACCGTTATTGA
- the gltB gene encoding glutamate synthase large subunit: protein MKYPFYDQDIPNEGSLHLMDMERDACGVGFVANIHGKRSRDILDKAICGVCSVQHRGAVDADRVTGDGAGVLTQIPHKVLLPEVEKMGHKLEHPMDLAVGVFFLPHDQTERLKIQLVAEGILRNRDIKVLGWRDVPVNPNELGEKARRTMPFIQHLFMERPEAMDDNSFERQLYLVRRELRIKAKEAKLSEFYIASMSHRTIVYKALLLPSSLEKFYTDLQSDDYDTSMALFHQRFSTNTFPTWALSHPFRMLAHNGEINTVRGNRNWLSSRASDFENEVWDSEEWLLKDLVDANSSDSASLDQALELLVLSGRSLTHAMGMLVPSAYGIDPTTSSELKAFYEYHECFSEPWDGPAAMVLTDGLSVVASLDRNGLRPSRWKLTEDGVFALGSEVGIIHIDDAKVIKKGRLAPGEMLEVDILKGKVRFNDEIKSALAQQQPYGEWLNNRKNLTVQTPQAPKEVLDILPLSQRQAAYGWTKEEIDFSLVPMLQKGEEGIYSMGDDASLSILSTRPRLLTTYFKQLFAQVTNPPIDPIRERAVMSLDVVLGWQRNWLGETPEHASVVHLTSPFLFESELADIKALPDFPHRVLDATWPISEGAAGMKKALDRLCYEAEAAVNDEVRILILSDRGLDENRAAIPALLATGAVHHHLNRKQVRMRLSLVIETGEARDTHQMACLFGFGASAVCPYLTFDTIQEVLENDKTARKPALEGVDYAKALYNFRKGLEKGVLKIMSKMGISVLSSYTGAQIFEAVGIGSEVMKYAFTGTPSQIEGIGFNEIAEEALARHALGFGQPVPSPEAAASNVDLGDPGYYRPRQKGEMHAITGPVIKNFHTFVKTGSAEDYSSYVAAQLQNSPVALKDLLEFVPSSDGPIPIDEVESIEDIRVRFTTAAMSLGAISPEAHEALAIAMNRIGGKSDSGEGGEDPKRFKPYENGDWANSKIKQVASGRFGVTAEYLANAWELEIKMAQGAKPGEGGQLPAMKVNRMIARLRNTTPGVMLISPPPHHDIYSIEDLAQLIHDLKEANPRARVCVKLVAESGVGTVAAGVAKANADIILVSGHDGGTGASPLSSIKHAGLPWELGLAEAQQVLMLNGLRERVTLRTDGGLRNGRDIAIAAMLGAEEFNFGTIALIALGCVYVRQCHLNNCPVGVATTDPKFRARFKGKPEHVVNFFNGVAQEVREIMAQLGVARMNDLIGRPEFLRQREVPGHKKANMIDLSRVLKDVGKDLHQDVPRTCQMNQNDGLDQHPLDDRIIQDAQFAISDKLKVKPLRYKVKNTFRNIGTKLSGEIAFHHGNHGLPDGSVDITVEGSAGQSFGTFLCGGVKLTMIGEANDYVGKGLCGGEIIIRPSPKLNPACKTWENSIMGNTVMYGATSGRLYAAGRAGERFCVRNSGATAVVEGIGDHGCEYMTGGVVAVLGTFGKNFGAGMSGGVAYLLDDTNAFGQLHNSEMIKGDAVTDPEDINQLQKLISDHFEKTESLRAKDILDNWATYLPQFVKVTSKAEPVQVPAEEELPVIEGTPANA, encoded by the coding sequence ATGAAATACCCATTCTACGACCAGGATATCCCCAACGAAGGCTCGCTCCACTTGATGGACATGGAACGCGATGCCTGCGGCGTCGGCTTTGTTGCGAACATCCATGGTAAACGTAGTCGTGACATTTTGGACAAGGCCATCTGCGGCGTCTGCAGCGTGCAGCACCGTGGTGCAGTGGATGCCGACCGCGTGACCGGTGACGGCGCAGGCGTGCTGACCCAGATCCCCCACAAAGTGCTGCTGCCCGAAGTGGAAAAAATGGGCCACAAGCTGGAACACCCGATGGACCTCGCCGTCGGCGTCTTTTTCCTGCCCCATGACCAGACCGAGCGCCTGAAGATTCAGCTCGTGGCCGAAGGCATCCTGCGCAACCGCGACATCAAAGTCCTGGGCTGGCGCGACGTGCCGGTGAACCCAAATGAGCTGGGCGAAAAAGCCCGCCGCACCATGCCCTTCATCCAGCACCTGTTCATGGAGCGGCCTGAAGCCATGGATGACAATTCCTTTGAGCGCCAGCTCTACCTCGTGCGCCGGGAACTGCGCATCAAGGCCAAGGAAGCTAAGCTTTCCGAGTTCTACATCGCTTCGATGTCCCACCGCACCATCGTTTACAAAGCGCTGCTGCTGCCATCCTCCCTGGAGAAGTTCTACACGGATCTCCAGAGCGATGACTACGACACCTCGATGGCCCTCTTCCATCAGCGGTTCTCCACGAACACCTTCCCCACCTGGGCTCTCAGCCATCCCTTCCGGATGCTGGCGCACAACGGTGAAATCAACACCGTGCGTGGCAACCGCAACTGGCTTTCCAGCCGTGCCAGCGACTTTGAAAACGAAGTCTGGGACAGCGAAGAGTGGTTGCTGAAGGATCTTGTGGATGCCAACAGCTCCGACTCCGCCAGCCTGGACCAGGCTCTGGAACTGCTCGTTCTCAGCGGCCGCTCCCTCACCCATGCCATGGGCATGCTGGTGCCGAGCGCCTACGGCATTGATCCGACGACCTCCAGTGAGCTGAAGGCCTTTTACGAATACCACGAGTGCTTCAGCGAGCCATGGGATGGCCCTGCCGCCATGGTCTTGACCGATGGTCTCAGCGTGGTCGCCAGCCTGGACCGCAATGGTCTGCGCCCGAGCCGCTGGAAACTGACGGAAGATGGCGTTTTTGCCCTCGGTTCTGAAGTCGGCATCATCCACATTGACGACGCCAAGGTCATCAAAAAAGGCCGTCTCGCCCCAGGCGAAATGCTGGAAGTGGACATCCTGAAAGGCAAGGTCCGTTTCAACGACGAGATCAAGTCTGCCCTCGCCCAGCAGCAGCCTTACGGCGAGTGGTTGAACAACCGGAAAAACCTCACAGTACAAACTCCGCAGGCTCCGAAGGAAGTGCTGGACATCCTGCCGCTTTCCCAGCGCCAGGCCGCCTACGGCTGGACCAAGGAGGAGATTGATTTCTCCCTCGTGCCCATGCTGCAGAAGGGTGAAGAAGGCATCTACTCCATGGGAGACGATGCTTCGCTTTCCATCCTCAGCACGCGCCCGCGCCTGCTGACCACCTACTTCAAACAGCTCTTCGCCCAGGTCACCAATCCACCGATTGACCCCATCCGCGAACGCGCTGTGATGAGCCTGGACGTCGTCCTCGGCTGGCAGCGCAACTGGCTGGGTGAAACCCCGGAACACGCCAGCGTGGTGCATTTGACATCCCCGTTCCTCTTTGAGAGCGAGCTGGCAGACATCAAGGCCCTGCCTGACTTCCCACACCGTGTGCTGGATGCTACCTGGCCGATCTCCGAAGGCGCGGCAGGCATGAAGAAGGCCCTGGATCGCCTTTGCTATGAAGCCGAAGCCGCCGTCAATGATGAAGTCCGCATCCTTATCCTCAGTGATCGCGGGCTGGATGAAAACCGCGCGGCTATCCCAGCACTGCTGGCCACCGGTGCTGTCCACCATCACCTGAACCGCAAGCAGGTGCGCATGCGCCTCAGCCTCGTCATCGAGACTGGCGAAGCCCGTGACACTCACCAGATGGCCTGTCTGTTCGGTTTCGGCGCCAGCGCTGTGTGCCCTTACCTCACTTTTGACACCATCCAGGAAGTCTTGGAGAATGACAAAACCGCCCGTAAGCCCGCCCTCGAAGGCGTGGACTACGCCAAGGCGCTGTACAACTTCCGCAAAGGCCTGGAAAAAGGCGTACTGAAGATCATGAGCAAAATGGGCATCTCCGTGCTCAGCAGCTACACGGGCGCTCAGATCTTTGAAGCCGTCGGCATCGGCAGTGAAGTGATGAAATACGCCTTCACCGGCACCCCGAGCCAGATTGAAGGCATTGGTTTCAACGAGATCGCTGAAGAAGCGCTCGCCCGCCATGCCCTTGGTTTCGGCCAGCCTGTTCCTTCCCCTGAGGCCGCTGCCAGCAATGTGGACCTGGGTGACCCCGGCTACTACCGTCCCCGCCAGAAAGGCGAGATGCATGCCATCACCGGCCCGGTCATCAAGAACTTCCACACCTTTGTCAAAACCGGTTCCGCTGAAGACTACAGCAGCTACGTGGCTGCCCAGCTTCAGAATTCCCCGGTGGCCCTGAAGGACCTGCTGGAATTCGTTCCTAGCTCCGACGGTCCTATCCCGATTGACGAGGTGGAATCCATCGAAGACATCCGCGTCCGTTTCACCACGGCGGCAATGTCCCTGGGCGCCATCAGCCCTGAAGCCCACGAAGCCCTCGCCATCGCCATGAACCGCATCGGCGGCAAGTCCGACTCCGGTGAAGGTGGTGAAGATCCAAAACGCTTCAAGCCCTACGAAAACGGTGATTGGGCGAACTCCAAGATCAAGCAGGTGGCCTCAGGCCGCTTTGGCGTGACCGCTGAGTACCTGGCCAACGCCTGGGAACTTGAAATCAAAATGGCCCAGGGTGCCAAGCCCGGTGAAGGTGGTCAGCTCCCCGCCATGAAGGTGAATCGCATGATCGCCCGCCTGCGCAATACCACGCCTGGCGTTATGCTCATCAGCCCGCCGCCGCATCATGACATCTACTCGATTGAGGATCTGGCCCAGCTCATCCATGACCTGAAGGAAGCCAACCCCCGTGCCCGCGTCTGCGTGAAGCTCGTCGCCGAATCCGGCGTTGGCACCGTCGCTGCCGGCGTGGCCAAGGCCAATGCTGACATCATTCTGGTCTCCGGCCACGATGGCGGCACGGGTGCCAGCCCGCTCAGCTCCATCAAGCACGCTGGTCTGCCCTGGGAACTCGGCCTCGCCGAAGCCCAGCAGGTGCTCATGCTCAATGGTTTGCGTGAGCGCGTGACGCTGCGTACCGACGGCGGTCTCCGCAACGGTCGCGACATCGCCATCGCCGCCATGCTCGGCGCAGAAGAGTTCAACTTCGGCACCATCGCCCTCATCGCCCTAGGCTGTGTGTATGTGCGCCAGTGCCACCTGAACAACTGCCCTGTCGGTGTCGCCACCACGGATCCGAAGTTCCGCGCCCGCTTCAAAGGCAAGCCAGAACACGTGGTGAACTTCTTCAACGGCGTCGCCCAGGAAGTGCGCGAGATCATGGCCCAGCTCGGCGTGGCCCGCATGAACGACCTCATCGGCCGTCCCGAGTTCCTGCGTCAGCGTGAAGTCCCTGGCCACAAGAAGGCCAACATGATTGACCTCAGCCGCGTCCTCAAAGACGTGGGCAAGGACCTCCATCAGGACGTGCCACGCACCTGCCAGATGAACCAGAATGACGGCCTCGACCAGCACCCGCTGGACGATCGGATCATCCAGGACGCTCAGTTCGCCATCAGCGACAAGCTCAAGGTCAAGCCTCTGCGCTACAAGGTCAAAAACACCTTCCGCAACATCGGCACCAAGCTCAGCGGCGAGATCGCCTTCCACCACGGCAACCACGGCCTGCCAGACGGCAGTGTGGACATCACCGTGGAAGGCAGCGCCGGCCAGAGCTTCGGCACTTTCCTCTGCGGTGGCGTCAAGCTCACCATGATCGGTGAAGCCAACGACTACGTCGGCAAGGGCCTGTGCGGCGGTGAGATCATCATCCGCCCAAGTCCGAAGCTGAACCCGGCCTGCAAGACCTGGGAAAATAGCATCATGGGCAACACCGTCATGTACGGTGCCACCAGTGGCCGACTCTACGCCGCAGGCCGCGCGGGCGAACGCTTCTGCGTCCGCAATTCCGGGGCCACGGCTGTCGTCGAAGGCATCGGTGACCACGGTTGTGAATACATGACCGGCGGTGTCGTCGCGGTCCTCGGGACCTTCGGCAAGAACTTCGGTGCTGGCATGAGCGGCGGTGTCGCTTACTTGCTGGATGACACGAATGCCTTCGGCCAGCTCCACAACTCGGAGATGATCAAGGGCGATGCAGTCACCGACCCGGAAGACATCAACCAATTGCAGAAACTGATCTCAGACCACTTCGAGAAGACCGAAAGCCTGCGTGCTAAGGACATCCTCGACAACTGGGCCACCTACCTGCCTCAGTTCGTCAAGGTGACCAGCAAGGCCGAGCCTGTCCAGGTCCCAGCGGAAGAGGAACTGCCCGTCATCGAAGGCACCCCGGCCAACGCATAA
- a CDS encoding dienelactone hydrolase family protein, whose translation MKKVCLQLLLMVSVVGLKAAEIPALRGLSRTHLLEYRDEAGKLKTATTVAEWEVRRKAAVAAFLSMTGPLPGEVMRCPLDLRVEEEVDCGSYVRRLISYASSPGGRVPAYLCIPKAALMGKPAPAVLCLHPTENVIGHKVVVGLGGKPHRQYAAELAERGYVTLAPSYPLLAQYQPDLKALGFTSGTMKAIWDNIRGLDLLETMPFVKKDAGFATIGHSLGGHNSIFTAVLEPRLKAVVSSCGFDSVLDYKDGNIKGWVQERYILKMGDYLGRPQDVPFDYYELIACLAPRALYVNAPLKDSNFKWDSVDRIAAAAEAVYKLHGAEEGMIIRHPDCDHDFPDDERYESYGVIEKVLGKP comes from the coding sequence ATGAAGAAAGTCTGTCTCCAGCTTTTGCTGATGGTGAGTGTGGTAGGGCTGAAGGCCGCAGAGATTCCAGCACTCCGAGGCCTGAGCCGAACCCATTTGCTCGAATATCGGGATGAGGCGGGAAAGCTGAAGACAGCGACGACGGTGGCCGAGTGGGAAGTGCGCCGGAAAGCCGCAGTGGCAGCTTTTTTGAGCATGACAGGCCCCCTGCCCGGAGAAGTGATGCGCTGCCCGCTGGACCTGCGTGTGGAGGAGGAAGTGGACTGTGGCAGCTATGTGCGGCGGCTGATCAGCTATGCCTCCTCCCCAGGGGGCCGGGTGCCTGCGTACCTGTGCATTCCCAAGGCAGCGCTGATGGGCAAACCCGCACCTGCCGTGCTCTGCCTACACCCCACGGAAAACGTCATCGGGCACAAGGTGGTCGTAGGTCTCGGGGGCAAGCCCCACCGGCAGTATGCGGCGGAGCTGGCGGAACGTGGGTATGTGACTTTGGCTCCCAGCTATCCCCTGCTGGCACAGTATCAGCCGGATTTGAAGGCTTTGGGATTCACCAGCGGCACGATGAAGGCGATTTGGGACAACATTCGCGGGCTGGATCTGCTGGAGACAATGCCGTTTGTGAAAAAGGACGCCGGTTTCGCCACCATCGGCCATTCTTTGGGTGGGCATAACAGCATCTTCACCGCCGTGTTAGAACCTCGGCTGAAGGCCGTGGTGTCCAGTTGCGGGTTTGATTCCGTGCTGGATTACAAAGATGGCAATATCAAGGGCTGGGTGCAGGAGCGTTACATTCTAAAGATGGGAGACTACCTGGGGCGGCCGCAGGACGTGCCGTTTGATTACTATGAACTCATCGCCTGTCTGGCCCCACGCGCCCTTTATGTGAACGCGCCGCTGAAAGATTCTAACTTCAAGTGGGACAGCGTGGACCGCATCGCCGCTGCTGCTGAGGCTGTTTATAAGCTACATGGCGCAGAGGAAGGTATGATCATCCGCCACCCCGATTGTGACCATGATTTTCCCGATGACGAGAGATATGAATCGTATGGGGTGATCGAGAAGGTGCTGGGCAAACCCTGA
- a CDS encoding DUF4159 domain-containing protein, which yields MKLLPAFFALAALGFCLAEDAPSPTNFGIKDGSVPEDPREAGRGGQFLDFPTWPVSKELPNDVFTFARLRYNSESWGRRRGGGKWTTDYPDADLNFSYRLQQLTSLQVSPKGAVVDIDAEQMRHYPFIYMIEPGHISLTDGDAKVMREYMLNGGFIMVDDFWGEEEWDTFYVALKQIFPDREPQELPLEHEVFHMVFPLKVKPQIPSVGHAMAGRSQGITAERFDAQTPHYRAIFDDKKRIVMMICHNTDLGDGWEEEGTDPWYFREFSEKYAYPLGINIVFYALTH from the coding sequence ATGAAACTCCTACCTGCCTTTTTTGCTCTCGCTGCGCTGGGGTTTTGCCTGGCGGAAGATGCACCTTCGCCAACCAACTTTGGGATCAAAGATGGCTCAGTGCCGGAAGATCCGCGGGAAGCCGGGCGCGGCGGGCAGTTTCTGGACTTCCCCACTTGGCCAGTGAGCAAGGAATTGCCGAACGACGTGTTCACCTTTGCTCGGCTGCGGTATAATTCGGAAAGCTGGGGGCGCAGGCGTGGTGGTGGCAAATGGACCACGGATTACCCCGATGCGGATCTGAACTTCAGCTACCGGTTGCAGCAGCTCACCTCTCTGCAAGTAAGCCCCAAAGGAGCCGTGGTGGACATTGATGCGGAGCAGATGCGCCACTACCCGTTCATCTACATGATCGAGCCAGGGCACATCAGCCTAACCGATGGTGATGCCAAAGTGATGCGGGAGTACATGCTGAATGGTGGCTTCATCATGGTGGATGACTTTTGGGGGGAGGAGGAGTGGGACACCTTTTACGTCGCTTTGAAGCAGATATTTCCCGACCGTGAACCGCAGGAGCTGCCGCTGGAGCATGAGGTGTTTCACATGGTTTTTCCACTGAAGGTGAAGCCGCAAATTCCTAGCGTGGGTCATGCCATGGCGGGACGTTCGCAAGGTATCACGGCGGAGCGTTTTGATGCGCAGACCCCGCATTACCGGGCCATCTTTGATGATAAGAAACGCATCGTCATGATGATCTGCCATAACACGGACCTGGGCGATGGCTGGGAAGAGGAGGGGACAGATCCGTGGTACTTCCGTGAGTTTTCCGAGAAGTATGCCTACCCGTTGGGCATCAACATCGTGTTCTACGCGCTGACGCATTGA